One segment of bacterium DNA contains the following:
- a CDS encoding AAA family ATPase yields MKTDVRRRSPTWDRIKFVVLILFFLGILISAKVTAPFTTFGQAFGDTWNETFGRVLMIALPIELLRQIHYYVSEKWARYNRFWAQGFFGGIERQAHRRFKPWTRFRLGRYVRILIFLLILGSVVDYFVADVNGPVEAVIQLPRILARNLQQFIMFLFYPLFLIMQFAALFWFLSRGGVDTIMPEEIETRYSDVWGQDHVLELVRENVGFLEKPDEIEAKGGYVPGGILLWGPPGTGKTLIAEATSGEVGLPFVFVDPGAFQAMFMGVGILKVKGLFRKLRKLALRHGGVVVFFDEADALGNRGALAQGGGPPQPTTPLSAGMGCNASLYLSPQSLSIIEGDTARTSPASGEAEGLPGTWINRVMMMGGGGGGMGTLQALLTEISGLKKPRGITNKARKALGIKPKPPPKYRIFIMMATNLPSVLDPALLRPGRIDRIYKVGFPTKEGRARTFEGYLAKVSHDITDEQIEELAAKTPYYSGAKIKDLVNEALILAQRADRDIIGWDDIWKAKTLKEMGPAEGFEYVEREEFAVAIHESSHAVAAHLLKSHANVDVATIERRGDVGGFVSYISLEDRFVQWKTELEVDIKVSLASLAGERMFFKGDNSMGVGGDLRNATTIESRMIGVWGMGDNIASSAGMPRHALDQPPDPSGEIAKTMASQVERRLQRLYDEVYEMLEQHKAAVFNVAVRLQEKKTISGDEVAEIIGLEAGVITKENPVGFAAVTVDDHRSALGLAAPEVVEGNGGLPATAPEPETVDAEKTE; encoded by the coding sequence ATGAAGACAGACGTCCGCAGGCGCTCCCCTACGTGGGATCGCATCAAGTTCGTGGTGCTGATCCTGTTCTTCCTCGGCATCCTGATCAGCGCCAAGGTCACCGCCCCGTTCACCACTTTCGGCCAGGCCTTCGGGGACACCTGGAACGAGACATTCGGTCGGGTGCTGATGATCGCCCTGCCCATCGAGTTGCTCCGCCAGATCCACTACTACGTCTCGGAGAAGTGGGCCCGCTACAACCGGTTCTGGGCCCAAGGGTTCTTCGGGGGGATAGAACGCCAGGCTCACCGACGCTTCAAGCCGTGGACCCGCTTCCGGCTCGGCCGCTACGTCCGGATCCTGATCTTCCTGCTGATCCTGGGATCGGTGGTGGACTACTTCGTGGCCGACGTGAACGGACCGGTCGAGGCGGTGATCCAACTCCCCCGCATCCTGGCCCGCAACCTGCAGCAGTTCATCATGTTCCTGTTCTATCCCCTCTTCCTGATCATGCAATTCGCCGCCCTCTTCTGGTTCCTGTCCCGAGGGGGCGTCGACACGATCATGCCGGAAGAGATAGAGACCCGGTACTCCGATGTCTGGGGTCAGGACCATGTGCTCGAGTTGGTCCGGGAGAACGTCGGGTTCCTCGAGAAGCCGGATGAGATCGAGGCCAAGGGTGGCTATGTGCCCGGCGGAATCCTGCTGTGGGGCCCCCCGGGAACAGGGAAGACGCTCATCGCCGAGGCCACCTCGGGTGAGGTCGGCCTCCCCTTCGTCTTCGTCGATCCCGGCGCCTTCCAAGCCATGTTCATGGGGGTCGGCATCCTGAAGGTGAAGGGTCTGTTCCGGAAGCTCCGCAAGCTGGCCCTGCGCCATGGGGGCGTGGTGGTCTTCTTCGACGAGGCCGACGCCCTCGGTAACCGGGGCGCCCTCGCCCAGGGAGGAGGACCGCCACAACCCACCACACCGCTCAGCGCCGGGATGGGCTGCAACGCTTCCCTTTACCTGAGCCCGCAGTCCCTCAGCATCATCGAAGGGGATACGGCCCGGACGAGTCCGGCTTCCGGCGAAGCGGAAGGCCTTCCCGGAACGTGGATCAACCGGGTGATGATGATGGGCGGCGGAGGCGGCGGTATGGGCACCCTCCAAGCCCTCCTGACCGAGATATCCGGGCTGAAGAAGCCTCGCGGGATCACCAACAAGGCCCGCAAGGCGCTCGGGATAAAGCCCAAGCCTCCACCCAAGTACCGCATCTTCATCATGATGGCCACCAACCTGCCCAGCGTGCTCGACCCGGCGCTGCTACGTCCGGGACGGATCGACCGGATCTACAAGGTCGGATTCCCGACCAAGGAGGGCCGTGCTCGCACGTTCGAGGGCTATCTGGCCAAGGTCAGCCACGACATCACCGACGAACAGATCGAGGAGCTCGCTGCCAAGACCCCGTACTACTCCGGCGCCAAGATCAAGGACCTGGTCAATGAGGCCCTCATCCTGGCCCAGCGAGCTGACCGCGACATCATCGGGTGGGATGACATCTGGAAGGCCAAGACCCTCAAGGAAATGGGCCCGGCCGAAGGTTTCGAGTACGTGGAGCGCGAAGAGTTCGCCGTCGCCATCCACGAGTCCAGCCACGCGGTGGCCGCCCACCTTCTCAAGTCCCACGCCAACGTCGATGTCGCCACCATCGAGCGCCGCGGTGATGTCGGCGGCTTCGTCTCATACATCTCCCTCGAGGACCGGTTCGTCCAATGGAAGACCGAGTTGGAGGTGGACATAAAGGTGTCGCTGGCCAGCCTGGCCGGAGAGCGCATGTTCTTCAAGGGCGACAACTCGATGGGGGTAGGGGGTGATCTCCGGAACGCAACCACTATCGAGAGCCGCATGATCGGGGTCTGGGGAATGGGCGACAATATCGCTTCGAGCGCCGGTATGCCCCGCCATGCACTCGACCAGCCGCCCGACCCGAGTGGCGAGATAGCCAAGACCATGGCCTCCCAGGTGGAGCGGAGGCTTCAGCGGCTCTACGACGAAGTCTACGAGATGCTCGAACAGCACAAGGCGGCGGTGTTCAACGTGGCAGTCCGTCTCCAGGAGAAGAAGACCATCTCGGGTGACGAGGTTGCCGAGATCATCGGCCTCGAAGCGGGGGTGATAACCAAGGAGAATCCCGTCGGGTTCGCGGCGGTGACCGTGGACGATCATCGCTCCGCCCTCGGTCTGGCAGCTCCGGAGGTTGTGGAAGGCAACGGAGGCCTCCCGGCCACAGCCCCGGAACCCGAGACCGTAGACGCCGAGAAAACCGAGTAG